AACACATCGGCGAGCAGCTGCTGTCGCTCGTCGACTGGGATCGTCTAACCGACGATTCCCGCCGCGACGCCGACGGCGGGGGCGTCTACTACCGCCGTCCCGGATTCGAGCTGCGCACCTTCGACGAGCTGCACATCGACATGACCGACCCGTCGCCCGCGTTCGGGACGGACCGCCGATCGCCCGAGGCGATCGCGTTCGTCTCCCGTCACTCGGGCGAGACGGGACCCCTTCTGACCGCCCACTTCACCGGCAACTTCGGGGGCGTGGAGTTCGGCGGAAGGGAGGGCGATCTCGCCCGAACCGCGCCGGCGATTCAAAAGCGGCTGGTGCGGGCGTTCGACCAGCACGCCCCCGACGGCTACGACGTCGGGATCGAATGCACCCACCACGGGCCGACTGCGATCGACCTCCCCTCGCTGTTCGTCGAACTGGGGAGCGGCGAGCCGGAGTGGAACGACCCGGACGGCGCCGCGGCGGTCGCCCGGTCGGTACTGGAACTCGTCGACGACCAGGGAACGCCGACACCCCCCGATCTCCTCGGTCCGGACGGCCGTCCAAGACAGCTCGTCGGCTTCGGCGGCGGTCATTACGCCCCGCGGTTCGAACGGATCGTGAGGGAGACCGACTGGGCCGTCGGCCACGTCGGATCCGACTGGCAGCTCGACGAGCTCGGTGCGCCGGCCGCGAGCGAAGAGGTACTGGAGGACGCCTTCGAAGCGAGCCGGGCCGAACACGCCCTGATCGAGGGAACGAAGCCGCAGTTGGTCGAGACCGTCGAACAGCTCGGCTACCGGGTCGTGACCGAAACCTGGCTTCGCGAGGTCGGGGACCGCCCGCTCGCGATGGTCGGTCGGCTCGAGGACGAACTCGCGACGGTCGAGGAGGGACTCCGGTTCGGTGCCGTGCAGCCGACGGACGGGGTGAGGAACTTCGAAACCGCGCCGCTACCTGCCGAACTGCTGGCGGAGGCACAGGGAATCGACGCCGACGCCGCCCGGGAGGCAGTCGAGACGCACGCCGTCGCGTTCGAGACCGAACAGGCCGGAACCCGAGCGGCCGGCCGTGCCGCGTTCGCGGACGCTTCCGACAGGGACGCGCTCGTCGACGCCCTCGCGGCGGTGCTCCGCCGACAGTACGAGGAGGTCACTCGCGAGGACGGCGATGTCGTCGCCCGAACGGAGGGATTCGACCCGGAACGCGCGGTGGAACTCGGCGTCCCCGAAGGACCCGCGTTCGGGAAACTGTCCGCCGGGCAGCCGGTCACCGTCGACGGCGAGACGATAGAGCCCGGCGAGGTCACCACAGAGCGTGTCGAGCGGTTCCCGGTCGAACAGGGCTGAGCCGTCCGAGGCTGCGTGTTCTGCACCATCCCGGGGCTGCGTGTTCGGCGTCTGCGGGGACGGCTCACTCCGCTGTGATCGGCTCCGGCGGGCGGCCGGGTAGTTCGTCCCGGCCGTGTGGTGCCGTGAAGTCCAGGTCTGGCCCGCGGGCGACGATTCCCGAGGGAGTCACGTCCGGATGGGTCGTGTAGTAGTGCTCCTTGATGTGGCCCATCCGGACAGTGTCCGCGACTCCGGCGGTTTGATACACGTCGCGGAGGTACGGCCAGAGGTTCTCGTACTCGTGGATGTGCCGGACGTTACACATGAAGTGCGTGTGGTACACCTGATCGAATCTGACGAGCGTGGTGAACAGGCAGATGTCGGCCTCGGTGAGGCGGTCGCCGGCGAGATACCGGTTCTCTCCGAGGTGTTCGTCCCAGTGGTCGAGGGCGCCGAACAGCTCGTCGATCGCCTCGTCGTACGGCTCCTGCTCGCTCGCGAACCCGGCGCGGTAGACCCCGTTGTTGATCGGCTCGTAGATCTCGGTGACGATGCGGTCGATCTCCTCGCGGCGGTCTGTGGGGGCGAGGTCCGCCCCGTTCCCCAGATCCGCGAACGCAGTCGTGAACTGACGCAGGATCTCCCTGGACTCGTTGTTGACGATCGTTTCCTCTGTTGTGTCCCACAGCACTGGCACCGTCACCCGGCAGGACACGTCGGGGTCGGCTTCGACGTACAGTTCCCGGAGGAACGACGAGTCGTACAGGTCGTCCTCGGTGCACCCGTCCTTTTCGGGAGTGAACTGCCAGCCGTCGTCGCCGCGCCAGGGATCGACCACGGAGACGCCGATTGCGTCCTCGAGACCCAGAAGCGACCGCGCCAAAAGCGTCCGGTGGGCCCACGGACAGGCGTAAGAGACGTACAGGTGATACCGGCCCGCTTCGGGCTGGAACCGGTCGTCGGGTTCGGCGTCGACGTGAGCGGGGACGTCGCTGCCGGCGACCCAGTCGCGGAACGTCGTCTGCTGGCGCCGGAACGCGCCGCCCTCGTCCGTCAGTTGATAGTCGGTCCGCCACTTCCCGTCCACGAGTCGGTTCATTCTTCCATCGGTACGGGTCCACGACACTAAAGGCTTCCAGCGAGGGCGACGGATCGAAGGCTGGACTTTTTACCCAGTACCGCCGAAGCCCTCCCATGGATCAGACGGGGCTTTCCGACTTCTCTCCGGACGCCGAGGGCGCGTCCACCGATTCGGCGGCTGACTCGGCGGACGAATCGCCGGGCGAGGAAGGGCGACCCGACGCCGAGGCGATCGCCGTCGCCGGCGACGACACAAACGTGAGCGACGTCGTCGACCTCGAGGAGGCGCGCTTCCCCGACTCGGAGGGCGTCCTCGAACTGCTGGTTACCCAGATCGATTACACCGTCGAACGGAACGGGCGTGAGGAGTACCCGGTCGTCCACGTTTTCGGCCGGACCGCGGACAACGAGGCGGAACACGTTCGAGTGCTGGGCGTCGAGCCGTACTTCTACGTACCGACAGCCGACCTGGAGGGGGACCTCACGGAATCGTACGACGTCGTCGTGTCGACGCGGGAAACCGACCGCGACGGGGAACCGTTCGAGAGCATCCGTGGGGAGTCGCTGACGAAAGTCATCACCCGGACGCCCCGGGACGTCGGGAACATCCGGGACGACTTCGAGACCACGTTCGAGGCGGACATTCTCTTTCCCAACCGGTTCCTGATCGACAACGGAATCTCCGGGGGGATCCGGGTGGAGGAGCGGCGGCTCGAGGACGGCCGGCTCCAGGTCCACGAAGGACACCTCGAACCGGCCGAGGTCGACGCGGATCTCCGGGTGCACATGATGGACATCGAGGTCGACGACCGCTCGGGGTTCCCCGAGGACGGCGAGGAGCCGATCATCTGTCTGACGAGCCACGACTCCTACCGCGACGAGTACGTCGCCTGGCTGTTCGACGCCCCCGACGGCGACGCTCCGCTGCCGACGGAACTGGACGGCTACGAACCGCTCCGCGGCGACGTCGACGTCAGGGTCGAGACGTTCGACGACGAGGAGTCGATGCTGGATGCATATCTCGAGTACATCGACGAGACGGACCCGGACCTCACCTCGGGCTGGAACCTGGATGACTTCGACGCGCCGTATCTCCTCGATCGTCTCGAACGCCTCGACCCCCACACCGACCGCGATCTCTCGATCGAGCGTCTCTCCCGGATCGGCGAGGTGTGGCGCTCGGGGTGGGGTGGTCCGGACATCAAGGGTCGGGTCGTCTTCGACCTGCTGTACGCCTACAAGCGCACGCAGTTCACCGAACTCGAATCGTACCGGCTCGACGCCGTCGGCGAACTCGAACTCGACATCGGCAAGGAGCGGTACCCCGGCGACATCGGCGACCTCTGGGAGCAGGATCCCGAGCGACTGCTGGAGTACAACCTCCGTGACGTCGAACTGTGCGTCGAGATCGACCGCAAGCAGGACGTGATCGCCTTCTGGGAGGAGGCGCGCAAGGTCGTCGGCTGCAAGCTCGAGGACGCCCCCACGCCCGGCGACGCAGTCGACATGTACGTGCTCCACAAGGCGTCCGGGACGTTCGCGCTGCCTTCGAAGGGACAACAGGAGTCCGAGGACTTCGAGGGCGGGGCCGTCTTCGAGCCGGTTACGGGCGTCAGAGAGATGGTAACGGTACTAGATTTGAAGTGCTTCAGCGGCGATACGCAGGTACTCACCCCAACCGGCGTCAAAAACATTACGGACATCTCGGAGGGGGACGAGGTCTACTCGCTGAATCCGGAAACCTTCGAGTGCGAGGTGACATCCGTTGCCGAGACGCAAGAATATCCGAACCAATTTGGCGAACTCCATCACCTCAGTGGGAACACGCACGATCTGAAGGTCACGGAGAACCACCGGTTCCTGTACTCGAACGATCGTGGATGGGACGGCCTCGGACCGGACGATTTCCAGTTTGACGCGTACCGGGACATTCCCGAGTACGACCGATACGCGTTCCCCAACCACATACCGATGGAGGGAGAACAGCCGGAGACGTTCGATTTCTACAGGGAGGTCGATGGGGGTTCTGTCGTCCTGTACGCCAAGGAGGATCTGCGTGCGGTCCGAAACGCCCTCCCGAAAGAGGTGACCGACGAACTGGACCTGGCTCGCGGCACCGCCGGTTCCCTGGGACTGCAAAAGGTCGGCAAGTACCTGCTCCCGGTCGAACTGTATCGCGAACACGCCGACGAGATCGACGCGTGCGTGGACGAGGTGTACCTGAAATACGGCCGTGGACACCGTGAAGTCCCGTTACAGTTCGAGATGGTTGACTGGCTCGAACTGATCGGCTGGTTCGTGGCCGAGGGGAGCATCGACGAGGCGAACGGTCGGCTGACCATCCATCAATCGGCGGGTGAATCGCGTGACGGGATCGTCGAACTCCTCGATCGGATGGGAATAAACTACAGCGTCGATCAGCGGGGGCTGAACGTCTCGAACCGGTATCTCGTTGAGTGGTTCCGCGAGAACTGCGGGGTCGGGTTCGCAAACAAACACCTTCCGGAGTGGGTGTTCGATCTCGATGCAGAGCTGCTCGAGGTAGTGCTCGAGACGCTGGTTGCTGGCGACGGGAGCGTCGCCGATAGCGGCCTGCGGAAGTTCTGGACAAAAAGTGACCAGCTGAAGACGGAGATCGCTCGTATCGCGGTACGGTGTGGTCACAAACCGACGGTGTCGCATCAGACAGATGGTACGTGGTACGTCTCGATCGGGAAGCGTGGGTCGTTCACGAAGTCGAACGCGACCATCGAGCAACACGACGGGAACGTGTACTGTCTCACCGCCGAGGAGAACCACGTCGTGCTTGCGGGACGGAACGGGAACTTCCAGTGGGTCGGGCAGTCGCTGTATCCCATGTGCATGGTGACGATCAACGCGGGGCCGGAGACGAAGGTCGACCCCGAGGAGTACGATGGAGAGACGTACGTCGCCCCGAACGGCACCCACTTCCGGAAAACGCCGGACGGGATGATGCGCGAGATGATCGACGAGTTGCTCACCCAGCGCGAGGAAAAGAAGGCACTGCGCAACGAGCACGACCCCGACAGCGAAGCCTACGAGCAGTACGACCGGCAGCAAGGAGCTGTCAAGGTTATTATGAACTGCTTCACGCCGGACACGGAGGTCCTGACGCCTGCCGGGGTTCAGGGGATCACCGATCTCGAGGTCGGGGACGAGGTGTACTCGCTGGATCCCGACACGCTCGAGATGGAGGTCAAGGAGGTCGAGGAGACCCACGAGTACCCCGACTATCGGGGTGAACTCGTCGACATCGAGACCGAGAAGATCGACTTCCGCGTGACACCGAACCACCGGATGCTCGTCCGGAAGAACGAGACGAACGGGATTACCGAAGACGGATTTGGGTTCGTCGAGGCCGGAGATCTCGATCGAGCGACGAACTACGAACTCCCCCACGACTGGACCGGGCCGGACGGAGAACGCATCGACAGAGTCGATCTAACGGAGTTCGTCGACAGAGAATACGAGGTCTGGGTTCGGCCGGAAGTCCATGGCCACACGTTCACCGCAAATCTGGGCTGGACACCCCGACGAGTCCCGAAAGCCGACGT
The Halalkaliarchaeum desulfuricum DNA segment above includes these coding regions:
- a CDS encoding D-aminoacyl-tRNA deacylase — protein: MIGIVVSRADRASEHIGEQLLSLVDWDRLTDDSRRDADGGGVYYRRPGFELRTFDELHIDMTDPSPAFGTDRRSPEAIAFVSRHSGETGPLLTAHFTGNFGGVEFGGREGDLARTAPAIQKRLVRAFDQHAPDGYDVGIECTHHGPTAIDLPSLFVELGSGEPEWNDPDGAAAVARSVLELVDDQGTPTPPDLLGPDGRPRQLVGFGGGHYAPRFERIVRETDWAVGHVGSDWQLDELGAPAASEEVLEDAFEASRAEHALIEGTKPQLVETVEQLGYRVVTETWLREVGDRPLAMVGRLEDELATVEEGLRFGAVQPTDGVRNFETAPLPAELLAEAQGIDADAAREAVETHAVAFETEQAGTRAAGRAAFADASDRDALVDALAAVLRRQYEEVTREDGDVVARTEGFDPERAVELGVPEGPAFGKLSAGQPVTVDGETIEPGEVTTERVERFPVEQG
- a CDS encoding glutathione S-transferase family protein, with the translated sequence MNRLVDGKWRTDYQLTDEGGAFRRQQTTFRDWVAGSDVPAHVDAEPDDRFQPEAGRYHLYVSYACPWAHRTLLARSLLGLEDAIGVSVVDPWRGDDGWQFTPEKDGCTEDDLYDSSFLRELYVEADPDVSCRVTVPVLWDTTEETIVNNESREILRQFTTAFADLGNGADLAPTDRREEIDRIVTEIYEPINNGVYRAGFASEQEPYDEAIDELFGALDHWDEHLGENRYLAGDRLTEADICLFTTLVRFDQVYHTHFMCNVRHIHEYENLWPYLRDVYQTAGVADTVRMGHIKEHYYTTHPDVTPSGIVARGPDLDFTAPHGRDELPGRPPEPITAE